From Linepithema humile isolate Giens D197 chromosome 8, Lhum_UNIL_v1.0, whole genome shotgun sequence, one genomic window encodes:
- the LOC137001744 gene encoding uncharacterized protein encodes MGELNAENEVFEPLYFRAIAKARSLVPNNPQNNPAIPVQPNNEIVHHNIKIPTIALPHFDRSYEKWSHFFDLFKALVDSDSSLSDVQKFYYLQLVLKDKAAQVIYSLEVTGENYRIALELLKSRFENKRLTTRHPCAV; translated from the coding sequence ATGGGGGAATTAAACGCGGAAAATGAAGTTTTCGAGCCTCTATATTTTCGAGCGATTGCAAAGGCACGAAGCTTGGTGCCGAACAATCCACAAAATAATCCTGCAATTCCGGTACAGCCAAATAATGAGATCGTACatcataacataaaaataccAACAATAGCATTGCCGCACTTTGATAGAAGCTATGAAAAGTGGagtcattttttcgatttgtTTAAGGCTTTAGTTGATTCAGATTCATCGTTGTCagatgtacaaaagttttattatttgcagttAGTACTCAAGGATAAGGCAGCTCAAGTAATTTATTCACTCGAAGTTACAGGTGAAAATTACAGAATAGCATTGGAGCTCTTGAAGAGTCGATTTGAAAACAAGCGTCTTACTACGAGGCATCCGTGCGCTGTTTGA
- the LOC137001469 gene encoding uncharacterized protein, which yields MFPTGLSTPEPHPSENMTFVRRRILILLASALSDASLELPGKYSLQSIAGMQIDDNGPPQYHYGWCLQLSGLALMLAEVAAVLTMSGYMARFSTVEKMVRVMVLGAERKLKEKRGLTS from the exons atgtttcctaccgggctctCGACTCCCGAGCCCCACCCAAGCGAGAACAT GACTTTTGTTAGGCGGCGGATTTTGATATTACTTGCTTCGGCATTGTCGGACGCATCATTGGAATTACCGGGAAAATACAGTTTGCAATCAATCGCCGGCATGCAGATAGACGATAACGGTCCACCGCAATATCATTACGGCTGGTGCCTTCAACTTTCCGGGTTAGCGCTTATGCTCGCGGAAGTGGCAGCTGTTTTAACGATGTCCGGCTACATGGCGCGATTCTCTACGGTCGAGAAAATG GTGAGGGTCATGGTTCTAGGCGCTGAGAGGAAGCTGAAGGAAAAGAGAGGGCTCACCTCGTGA
- the LOC137001745 gene encoding uncharacterized protein encodes MVVNKLDSFTKREWEQKVIADNLSTMEQLKGFLANRCQILEAVQQRKDNNAKSQANSSIKQKPEHLTSHLSVQNKGNCLMCQEDHRIYQCQKIRDLSVQARINEVKRLNLCLNCLRKGHTVKSCKAGNCKRCSGKHNLLLHIEELSDISSKADASRPNHSRKDGKAKEETSSLSEPQLVQAITTYSVKQPAQVLLSTAIVYIDDNVGNKIEARALLDNGSQSNFISRSLCDRLKLPKRKFNQSVGAIAQAVTRISAATTATIRSRFNAFSITLSFSMLDEITNNIPLMPFDAQSVKIPKHVILTDPSYCIPQKIDLLLGAGVFWELLCAEQIRIGKNQPIIQKTKLGWIIGRPYAVKPRQTTIQEFCGFSDANYLQDQLQRFWKIDEVPTSQVQSQEELACEKHFQQTHRRLFSGRFQVRLPLRENPDQLGESYDIAFKRLRSIERKFIKNPLIKERYTTFMKDYESLNHMGRGEMNEKGIPANYLPHHAVLKEESATTKLRVVFDASSHTTSGKSLNDILMVGPVIQDELIDIVARFRQHTYVMTADITKMYRQISVDERDRDLQRILWRTDIHATPTIYRLNTLTYGTGPASFLATRCLLQLAIENATKFPEASKIIKRDFYVDDLITGGSSVMELLQRKNEIAEILQSALFPLRKWKSNSREIVEGENYDRSTTYAIGEETKILGLRWSADNDQLDYKIHLTGQEQRPTKRTILSFVAQLFDPLGLIGPTTIKAKIIIQQLWQLKVGWDEGLPMDLHTKWMKYKQNFARINEIKIPRHVLCNNPIRVELHGFCDVSISAYGACIYLKSTEPSGATSVRLLCAKSRVAPLKAITLPRLELCGALLLSRLYKKMKTALTIEIHCEIFWCDSSVALSWIRGQPYQWKEFVRNRVSEIQDATEKYHWRHVRSEHNPADIISRGSDPQQLINASIWWYGPEWLKKDEELWPISSYPPVHEIPETKAYSLAFPVVPISYELFLKYSSLRKLQRIVAYVFRFQTNAKAANAREERQIGDLTVEELQHSMKALVMLTQQQAFPQEINDLRSKSTVSSRSNLLDLHPFIDEDDIVRVGGRSQNAPLPYKRRFPMVLPQKHPLTKLIILHFHHRDLHAGSLALLAAIREQYWIIAARSAIRSVLRKCVTCFRRQPISPTQLMGNLPAERITPSRPFSNIGVDYAGPYTIKISRNKTSKAYLCLFICLATKAVHLEIVSDLTTAGFLNALKRFISRRGRCKTIISDNGTNFVGANNTLQQLGNLIKGATHQEEIVRFFADQSIEWKFIPPHSPHVGGLWESAVKSAKTHAKAVIGETSLSFEELCTIFCQIEACLNSRPLSPLSSDPCDFEVLTPGHFLVGSSLTSLPEEDISNVALNRLNRYELLTKMQQDFWHRWSREYLAQLQQRTKWKTKKVNEEIKVGALVLIRESTPPLKWSLGRIIDVHPGKDGLIRTVTLKTQGGIIQRTLPKICVMPIDTF; translated from the coding sequence ATGGTCGTCAACAAATTAGATTCATTTACAAAGCGAGAATGGGAACAAAAGGTTATTGCGGATAACCTATCTACAATGGAACAATTAAAAGGCTTTCTGGCGAATAGATGTCAAATTCTCGAGGCAGTTCAACAAAGAAAGGACAATAACGCTAAGAGTCAAGCAAATTCaagtataaaacaaaaacCGGAGCATCTCACTTCTCATTTAAGCGTTCAGAACAAGGGTAATTGTCTGATGTGTCAAGAAGATCATAGAATATATCAGTGTCAAAAAATACGCGATCTTTCAGTGCAAGCGCGAATAAATGAAGTCAAGCGTTTGAATCTGTGTTTGAATTGCCTCAGGAAGGGACACACTGTAAAGAGTTGTAAAGCGGGAAATTGTAAGCGATGTAGcggaaaacataatttattattacatattgaaGAACTTTCAGACATCTCATCAAAAGCGGATGCATCTCGACCAAATCATAGCCGTAAAGACGGTAAAGCAAAGGAGGAAACCTCTTCATTAAGCGAACCACAACTGGTACAAGCGATCACAACGTATAGCGTAAAGCAACCAGCGCAGGTATTGTTGTCGACAGCAATCGTGTATATAGATGACAACGTGGGTAATAAGATTGAAGCGCGTGCACTTTTAGATAATGGCTCACAGTCAAACTTTATTTCAAGATCATTATGCGACAGATTAAAGTTaccaaaaagaaaatttaatcaatcagTAGGAGCAATAGCTCAAGCGGTAACGCGAATATCCGCTGCGACAACAGCCACTATACGGTCAAGATTTAATGCATTTTCGATTACGTTGTCATTTTCTATGCTCGATGAAATCACTAACAATATTCCTCTTATGCCGTTCGACGCGCAATCCGTAAAGATTCCAAAGCATGTTATTCTAACCGATCCGTCGTACTGTATTCCTCAAAAGATAGATTTATTGTTAGGCGCGGGGGTATTCTGGGAATTACTTTGCGCAGAACAGATTAGAATTGGGAAAAATCAACCGATCATACAAAAGACCAAGTTAGGGTGGATAATCGGTCGTCCTTACGCCGTTAAACCGCGACAAACAACCATACAAGAATTCTGCGGATTTTCCGACGCTAATTATCTGCAAGACCAGCTGCAACGTTTTTGGAAGATTGATGAGGTACCAACGAGTCAAGTTCAATCACAAGAGGAATTAGCATGCGAAAAACATTTTCAGCAAACACATCGAAGACTGTTTTCCGGAAGATTTCAAGTTCGACTTCCATTGCGCGAAAATCCAGATCAGTTAGGAGAGTCATATGATATCGCTTTCAAACGCCTACGATCCATTGAACgcaaattcattaaaaatccGCTCATTAAAGAGAGATATACAACTTTCATGAAGGATTATGAAAGCTTAAACCACATGGGTAGAGGGGAAATGAATGAAAAGGGCATACCAGCAAATTATCTACCTCATCACGCAGTTCTAAAAGAAGAGAGTGCAACGACAAAACTCAGGGTTGTCTTCGATGCTTCAAGTCATACGACATCAGGCAAATCtttaaatgacattttgaTGGTTGGCCCAGTTATTCAAGATGAATTAATAGACATCGTAGCACGCTTCCGACAACATACATATGTAATGACAGCGGACATTACAAAAATGTACCGCCAAATATCAGTTGACGAAAGAGATAGAGACCTCCAAAGAATCTTATGGAGAACAGATATTCATGCGACTCCAACGATCTACAGATTAAACACCTTGACGTATGGAACGGGACCTGCGTCATTTCTAGCAACGAGATGTTTGTTACAATTGGCGATAGAAAATGCCACTAAATTCCCAGAAGCCAGTAAAATTATCAAGCGAGACTTTTACGTAGACGACCTCATAACTGGAGGATCTTCGGTCATGGAGCTTCTGCAAAGAAAGAACGAAATAGCAGAGATTTTGCAATCAGCACTATTCCCTTTGAGAAAGTGGAAATCAAACTCACGCGAAATAGTCGAAGGCGAGAACTACGATCGATCGACTACTTATGCGATAGGCGAAGAAACCAAAATTCTTGGATTACGATGGAGCGCAGATAACGATCAGCTAGATTACAAGATCCATTTAACAGGACAGGAGCAAAGACCCACGAAACGGACTATTCTGTCATTCGTGGCACAATTATTTGATCCTCTGGGTCTCATAGGACCGACAACGATCAAGGCAAAAATTATCATCCAACAGTTGTGGCAATTAAAAGTGGGATGGGACGAAGGACTCCCCATGGATCTTCACACGAAATGGATGAAGTATAAACAGAACTTTGCACGAATAAATGAGATCAAGATACCTCGGCATGTATTATGCAATAATCCGATACGTGTCGAGTTACATGGATTTTGCGATGTTTCCATATCAGCATATGGAGCctgcatatatttaaaatcaacgGAACCTTCAGGTGCCACCAGCGTGCGATTGTTGTGCGCGAAGTCACGAGTCGCCCCGTTAAAAGCTATCACGTTGCCTCGTTTGGAATTATGTGGCGCTCTACTACTGTcacgattatataaaaaaatgaaaacggCCCTAACCATCGAAATTCATTGTGAGATTTTTTGGTGCGATTCCAGTGTAGCACTTTCGTGGATAAGAGGGCAACCTTATCAGTGGAAAGAGTTTGTTCGTAATCGAGTGTCGGAAATACAAGATGCAACTGAGAAGTATCATTGGAGGCATGTGAGATCAGAACACAACCCAGCGGATATTATCTCACGCGGAAGTGATCCTCAGCAATTAATCAACGCCTCCATTTGGTGGTATGGCCCCGAGTGGCTGAAGAAGGACGAAGAATTGTGGCCAATATCGTCTTACCCGCCGGTTCATGAGATACCAGAAACCAAGGCGTACTCATTAGCATTTCCAGTTGTGCCGATTAGTTACGAGCTGTTCCTTAAATACTCATCGTTGCGAAAGTTACAACGAATAGTCGCATATGTATTCCGATTCCAAACTAACGCGAAGGCCGCTAATGCAAGAGAGGAACGGCAAATTGGAGACTTAACAGTTGAAGAATTGCAGCACTCCATGAAGGCTCTTGTCATGCTGACGCAACAGCAGGCATTTCCTCAAGAAATCAACGATCTGAGAAGTAAGAGTACCGTCTCTTCAAGAAGCAATCTATTGGATCTTCATCCTTTTATCGATGAGGATGATATTGTAAGAGTGGGTGGACGGTCACAAAACGCACCACTTCCTTACAAAAGACGTTTTCCAATGGTTCTACCACAAAAACATCCGTTGACGAAATTAAtcatattacattttcatcATCGAGACTTACACGCAGGATCCTTAGCACTATTGGCTGCGATCCGAGAGCAATATTGGATAATAGCGGCTAGAAGTGCAATTCGTAGCGTATTAAGGAAATGCGTTACTTGTTTTAGGCGACAACCGATAAGCCCAACACAATTAATGGGCAACTTACCTGCTGAGAGAATAACCCCGAGTAGACCTTTCTCAAATATTGGCGTAGATTATGCAGGACCGTACACAATCAAGATATCACGGAATAAGACATCAAAGGCATATTTGTGCTTATTCATTTGCCTTGCAACTAAAGCGGTTCATCTTGAAATAGTATCTGACCTTACTACAGCGGGATTTCTGAACGCGttgaaaagatttatatcTCGGCGAGGTCGATGTAAGACTATTATTTCGGACAATGGCACAAATTTTGTGGGCGCTAACAATACTTTACAGCAACTCGGCAATCTAATAAAAGGCGCGACTCATCAGGAAGAGATAGTTAGATTCTTTGCAGACCAAAGTATAGAGTGGAAATTTATTCCACCTCATTCACCGCATGTAGGCGGATTATGGGAGTCAGCAGTAAAATCGGCCAAAACACACGCAAAGGCGGTGATTGGAGAAACTAGCCTCAGTTTCGAAGAactatgtacaatattttgccAGATAGAGGCTTGTTTGAATTCACGGCCCTTAAGTCCCTTATCTTCCGATCCTTGCGATTTTGAAGTGCTCACGCCGGGGCATTTTTTAGTAGGCTCATCGTTAACATCGCTTCCTGAAGAAGACATTTCCAACGTAGCGTTGAATCGTTTAAATCGTTACGAGTTGTTGACTAAAATGCAGCAAGATTTTTGGCATCGCTGGTCCAGAGAATATCTCGCTCAATTACAACAACGAACGAAATGGAAGACCAAAAAGGTCAATGAAGAGATCAAGGTTGGAGCACTGGTCTTAATTCGTGAGAGTACGCCTCCTCTCAAGTGGAGTTTGGGAAGGATAATCGACGTCCATCCGGGAAAGGATGGTTTGATTCGTACTGTGACTCTAAAGACTCAAGGCGGAATAATCCAAAGAACATTGCCAAAGATTTGCGTGATGCCGATAGATACGTTTTAG
- the LOC105677369 gene encoding uncharacterized protein: METTYPRLSHAWRKVSPHFCVLAPQKVAEEGTLLLCKSAPDICASNPQAINYVDKTDLSHVLPAYPDNKNNDPRYNFEKSEGSDIDSRLSGFTDKEGFIDFRILSDSRQNIISFTDNKEPVQKQRYAEFSTRSADQNVVDSRLSGFADNEGLLDSRLSSYVDKSESLLDTPFGYDTRFDTLAGQNVPITLKNQNTSVSAIQSQYIYQNFGTIHSGIFRVSEPGTSSSSNSSQRSMTMQNPKRKSQIAQNAFSTMECEKKKRASGLAGKASFYTGSAV; the protein is encoded by the exons ATGGAGACGACATATC CGCGCCTTTCTCATGCCTGGAGGAAAGTAAGTCCGCACTTCTGTGTCCTAGCGCCTCAAAAAGTGGCCGAAGAAGGAACTTTGTTGCTCTGCAAGTCGGCACCTGATATCTGCGCATCGAATCCACAGGCCATCAATTACGTCGATAAGACAGACCTATCTCACGTCTTGCCAGCTTATCCCGATAACAAAAACAACGACCCGCGATACAACTTCGAGAAATCCGAGGGTAGCGACATAGATTCCCGCCTGAGCGGATTCACCGATAAGGAAGGCTTTATCGATTTCCGGATTCTGTCCGATTCCCGACAGAATATAATCAGTTTCACGGATAACAAGGAACCCGTCCAGAAGCAACGGTATGCCGAATTTTCCACGAGAAGCGCCGACCAGAACGTCGTAGATTCCCGATTGAGCGGTTTTGCCGACAACGAGGGTCTTCTGGACTCTAGACTCAGTAGTTACGTCGACAAGAGTGAATCTTTGCTGGACACGCCGTTCGGTTACGACACCAGATTCGATACTCTAGCTGGCCAGAACGTTCCGATTACGCTGAAGAACCAGAACACGTCAGTGTCGGCTATTCAGTCGCAGTATATATATCAGAACTTCGGAACAATACACTCGGGCATCTTTCGAGTGTCGGAACCGGGTACCAGCTCCAGTTCCAATTCCAGTCAGCGCAGCATGACTATGCAGAATCCGAAGCGCAAGTCGCAGATTGCTCAGAACGCCTTCAGCACGATGGAATGCGAAAAGAAGAAGCGAGCGTCTGGACTGGCCGGCAAGGCGAGCTTTTACACTGGAAGTGCTGTATGA